ttttcaaatacatgattaaaaattgttaaatgtgtgtataaaaaatgtttcttatctattcaaaaaaatatataatgtgtatgaaaaaaagttgagACCAAaaaaataagtttgaaaaaaatgttccagtTCCATACAAAAAGAGCAACCAATCATacttaggtccgtgatgctcccataccggatccggagctgaaacatttttttatacacgtttaaccTTTCATTCCAATACATGAAACATTTTTGTGTACTCGttaaacattttttcaaatacatgattaacatttttttcaaacatattttttggtgtcaacttttttcatacacattctatattttttgtatagataaggaacattttttcaaatacatgattaacattttttttcaaacatatttttttggtgtcaacttttttttcatacacattctatattttttgtataaataaggaacatgttttatacacacatttaacaatttttaaatacatgcttaacactttttaaaacatattttttatgtcaacttttttgcatatatattgtacattttttgtatacatcaggaacatttttttatacacgtttaacattttttaattacataattaatatttttttaaacatatattttttatgcctactttttttgcaaaaacaattaGCCCACAGCGAGCCAATTAGCTCCAGTCGGCCTACAGCTGGCCGACAGGACCCAATCAGCGCACAGTAGGCCGATAGGGGCCACTCGGCCAGCTGTAGGCCGACTGGAGTccaatcggcctgctgtgggccaactaggcccagtcggcctacaacgggccgacggtgtattatttttgaatttttttatccagcgtaatatttatgaaaattaattaaaaaaatgtattatttaaaaaaatagcCCCAAGTTATATGGCCGGTTCCCCGGTCGCGGTTTAGAGGGACGCCGGATCGTCGGTTGCGACCGTCCAGCTAATCCATCGATGGATCAGCACTTGTGCAAAGTCCAATCACACACAGGTAAACAGAATGGGAGAAAACACATATTCAAACGAAGAAGATTTTTTTTTGCGAAGAATTCAAACGAAGAAGATAATGGGAGAAAAGATGTTTCATATAGGACTGCAATTATAAGTTTGTGTTTTTTTTTGCGGTGAATAAGGAGTTTTGTTCAGTAATGATAGGGCTACATTAAGAGGGAATTTCTGCTCTATACAAGGAGGTCCTTGACCAAGGCACATAGCAGCGGCTCATTCATCACGACTATATAAAGCCGAACAAACTGCTATTCTATTTTGTTCTCGCCTAAACTTATGAGGGATAAACTCCCGAGTAAGCATGTCAGACTTGATCTCTGCAACTAACTGCCCATATGCAAACCTGCTCGGTCTACTCGGAGAGGCTTGACAGAGCTTCAATGAAATTTGATTGAACAATTATAGTGCCCTCTCAATGTTGGAGTGCCAAGCCTATCCCCTGCATCAAACGCGTATATCTCAGCCTTCAAACCATCATTGCAGTCGAAGATGAATTTCTAAGCTACAAACACCACAGTGCCATCATGCCGACGGAGGATCATTTCTGTCGACGCAGCACCATCAACCGGTGAGTTTCTGCATCACCAGTCCGGCTAAATTCTGCTCATCGCATTTTGTTTTATCTTCTGAACAACAAGGGAAGAATACATGTTTGAATTTACTGGGGGTTATCGAGGTGCACCAAGGCACTAACATATCCTGTACCGATGGTCTCCTTTTGATGCCACGAAACACACATCTTTTAACGAGTCTATGAAGGTGTTAAAATACTTGATGCACTGTGGTGTTACACTTATTAAAGCTATGTGCATTGCAATTTTGTGACCCCATTCCTTTTTATGGTATCGGGATAAAACCACTCTACGAATTCTATCTAATATAGACAGTCATTTAGTTCTCTTTGTTCAAAAGATGTTTTGTCCGTTAATCATTATTCATATATTGATACAGACCTCTTTTGGTCTTACCAGTCATATGGGGTGACCAACCCATTATACATAGTTGTGCTATCTCGGATTGTCTATATTTATATGAGATTTGGTTGTATAAATCATGCGTATTTTAAATTAATAATAGGATGACTAAACTAAACATGCATATAATTTATTCTATTGGATTATTATATAATTGTATCATACATATTTGTGCATAGTTGCATGTTGAGGTGTCATATTTGCATGTTTAGGAAAATAGCCTACTAGTGAGGATCACATATTTAATTATATAGGATACACCATGACAAAAGAAAATAGTTTGACGCAAATATAAAGGTCAATAAAAAGTGGATgcatttttattttttacttttgcATATTTGATATTTTCTGAGTGATTTTGACATTTTTATTTACTAGCCAAGTTGGATATCGTCTCTTTCTTTGCTGGGTAAGTTGCACAACATTAAATCTACTGATGTAttcctccatttttatttactccgcatattaggtTTGTCTAAAGTCAAACTTTATATATTTTCAAGAAGTTTGTAGAAAAATATATTAACATATGCACCACCAAATCAATAACATTGAATTCATCATTGCATATATTTTCACATCATATAAATTTGTTAATACTGTAAATGTTCTTATTGTTTTCTACAAACTTGAtcaaactttatgaagtttgacttcaatCAAAGTTAATAtacagagtaaataaaaacggagagAGTATAATCTTTTGGCAAACATTTTTAAACCTATAGTTTGGCATGATTATTTAAAATGTACAACTACATTGTCAAGCTTTCAATAAAAAAAAAAAGAACTTCTACAATCACTCTCGCTAACTTAGATGTTCTCCATCAGTGAGTGATGCTCCCAGAAAGACGAAAGTACTATGGCAGGACTCCATCCAGCCTCCACACCCTTCAGCTAGAAGGGGATTGACCGGAGCATCAATGGCGGCTGTTCCCGTATTAAAGAAAACCACcaccaccatcctcctcctcctcattaTATAACGTAGCTAGGGGGGAGGCGCATGACAAATACACGTACCCAGCAATAGTTATACGCAACCACGCGGAGAGCTCCAATCCACCAGCACGTCGTCGATCGTACTGCTCCCCGCCTCCCCGCCGCGCGCATACCCTTCGGCAAGCTTAAGTCCAAGGTAACGCCCGCATCGTGCCGGCTCGTGCGATGTGTCTCCCACGccgcgctcaatatatatatatatggcagCTCCTGTGCATCTATCCATTTCTGTGTGTTGTGAGCTCGAGACACCAATGTCACCGTCGCCATCGTGCAGCTGCGTGCAGTGAGAGGGGCGGCGAAGAACGGTGGTggtcgaggatgagcaggaacgGCGGCAAGGTGTCGAAGCTGGAGAGCCTGAGGCTGAGCCTGTcgcgggcgcggggcggcggcggcgggcagtCGTCGACGGcgcggccgggcggcggcggtggcagcggGAATGGTGCCGTCAGCACGTCCCCGCGGCGGCTGtcatcctcgtcgtcgtccagcGCGTCGCCGCCGAGCTCGTGCGTGTCGTCGGAGGGCAGCCCGGACGCGGCGGCCGGCGCGCCCATGGTCCTGGCGGGCTGCCCGCGGTGCATGATGTACGTGATGCTGTCCCGGGAGGACCCGCGGTGCCCCCGCTGCCACAGCGCCGTGCTGCTCGACTTCAACGACGACCAGCAGCAGCGCCGCCCACGCCAGCGCCGGTGAAACCGCCGATCTCAGTTGTCAGTTCGTTCCTTCAAGTCGTCTCGTAGCTTCGCCGTTCGTGATCGAGTTAATTTTATTGACTTCTCGGAGAGAACTAAATAGAGAATCGTTGGCTCGCAAGCCGATCAAAAGAAATTATTTCATAGACCTGTTCTTCCATGCTGCTTGCACTGTCGGTCGATGGAGTTGGGTCTAGGTAATAATTTCGTGTGGTTAGCGCGTCTTTTGCAATTTAAGTATTTGGTGGTCTGCTCAGAATTACTGCGCGACAGTGCAAAGATTTAATCTTCTCTGTCATGAACACTTGAATGGAAGTAATGCTCCTGTCCCTTGTCCTGTCATATCGGCATAAATATGCTGAAGCAATGCGCAGGGTGATTGGCCAAATGTATAGAAGATGAATATTGTGCATTGAGTTGCGGTGGCTCACTGGTTTCTTTGAATGAATTGGTTCGTCATTCAAAGGGTTCTGCTTCCGCAATGTCATTTTGAATTAAATATGGGTTATATGTCATGAAAAGTATATCACTAGATTTCTACACGGATGTAATTtctaaatatatattttttgtcaTATATAATACATATTTAGATAGTTAAATTGTCGATCTAGAACTATGGGAATGACTTATACACCGAGACGGAGGTAGTACCTTCCTTAAGTTTATATAAACCCTATGAAATTTACCTTCAGGCCCAGAAACATTGGATTTTTTTAAGCCAAGAAAATTTGATGTTTGAAGCAAACTGTCAACAAAAGATCATCAAATTGAGGTCATCTTACACCCATAATTAGGTTTCATGATGAAAGACCACCCCGCATTAAGAGTTAAGACTAAGAGCAACTGTAGCAGATTCCCTAAACCCAACTCCCTCTAAGAAATTATCAAAATAGAGAAAACTCACTCTCCCTAAGTTGCCATCTATCCCGAAAGCTTTGCTAAATGCTAAAGAACTGACATCAGATTTTAGGGAGTTCCAAGCCAATGCCCTCGGGCACTACGGATCCTGCGCACGAATCCTAAAGCATCCGCTCTCACATACCCCTCTGAGCGAAGTAAGAGCCGGCGACACTAAATGGTTCACTTAGGCTGACAATGTGAGCGAACGCATTCGGGATGGTAATTTCCGCCATGAACACAACACGCTGCCGACCCTCCGGTACATCTTTGCCACATGTCATCGGATCATCGCGCCAGGTCTATGCTCGGACTCGGGAAAGGCTCCGGCGACGGCAAAACAAAAGTATGAACTTGGTTCAACCTCGCTCCGTCACAAACATATGCATTGTCCAAATTGGAATTTACATTTTGCAAAGAAAGCCAAGCTTGTAGGGATTTTTCAatgggtctgtctaggacacatcacATCTAAGCTGATTTTCAttctgtttgtggtctattttttttgtcctagtttttttgtttcttgttgctccATTATATATTTGTGAGAGGTTAGATGTGACATCCTTaaaaaacatctagatgtgaattagacaaactgtttTTCAATTGTTGCCATATAGGTGTACAAAGGAAACTAGCAGATGTGTTGAAATCCACCATAATATTTTCTTTCTCGAACCCCTGTCAAACTCAGACGCCTCTAATTGCTCCACGCCTCGGTCTTGCACATGCATGCCAATCTTCCAGTGCAAGTGGAACTCCTTGTTACTACGAGTACGTCCCCCCTAGGCCCCTAATAATAACACGATTAAACTACGCGTCACGTTGGCAACACCATCACCGTTGTGAGCTGTCCCCCACGTTTCGGCCGTGAAAACCTCCGGTGACACCGACGGACGGCGCGGCCAGGAGGAAAAGAAAAGGGAACGCTGCTGGAGTGCTGGGTGGTTAGCCAGAGACCATTGAAAGGGGAGGGGAAGGGCGATCAATTCCTCCTTTAAGCCCTATGATGAATGCCCGAGTAATTGGAGACAGTTGTGAGCATGAGGTGGTGTCAGGCGGCAGCGCGGGCGATTAAACCCGAGCCCGCGCGCGCCAACCTTTCCGCTTCAATGCAATGCTCGGCCCCGTCTCGTCTCGGAGAAGAAGGAGCAGCGGCAGCGGCGTCCCTGCTCTCATCTGCTCTGTTCATCTCTTGTGATCGCCATGCCATGCAGGTGCAGCTATACCTATACGCGGAGTTAAGTCCGTGTCCTCCGCCTAACACTTTGCCAACTGGACTAGTATTTGGTACCGGCAGAGCTGCTTACCAAGCGTACGCACGGTGCTACCGGCACTGTCGATCGATTCGTCTCCATGTGACTGTGATGGCCAACATCCAAGTCAGCTCAAAGCAAGTAGCAAGTGAGCACATCAGTTACTAATACCACGTCAATTCAgacccccccctccccccccccccccccccccccccccccccccccaaaaaaatgTACTTACTGAGCATCGGTCTACCTGAAAATGAACAATCAAGTTATATCTCCGTTTCAGAATTCTTGTCGTGATTTTAGTTCCCGGAGGGAGTAGCAAGTACTGGTGCCGTGTATACTCACACTTCTTGCTTAAATTCTCCTCCTAAACTGTCTGCTACTAACCTCACGGCAATTAAAGGACTGAGCAATGTATAGTGCCCAGAGGAAAGTACTGTATTAAGGGCTCATGAATCGCGGTTGTTGCGTGGGCTGGGTTACAGATCAGGCTGACTGATGACCTGTCGCGTCCATCTGGCTATGTAAATGCCGAGGTGGTGGTCAGGTCAGTGTGCCGCCTAAGTTAGATGCCAACAGCAGAGGCGAAACTGTTGCTGGTGGCTGCCGCGTAGGAGTACAATTCCATGGAGGATGCTTGCTTTGCTTGGGAAGCCAGCGACTACTCCCAGCCGCGACACGCGTACGCGCAGACTGGGGCTAGCAGAGATTGTACACTAGATTTTGTTTCTTACATACTCAGAGTGTACAACTGATGCAGAAGCAAAACATTCAGCTCTCAAACCCAAGAAAAGTTGATGCAAAAGCATGAGAGATGAAATAACTACGTACAAAACATTCAGTTCTCAAACCCAAGAAAAACTGATGCAGAAGCAAAGATGCTGCCTGATGATCCAATGCCGGTTCTATGTTGCCAACTCGTTATCCTGCAAGATGAGCAATGTCTTCACCTCATTCAAACAGGTAAAACGCTCAAACCGAGTCAGTTCCGGCACCGGAAACCAATAGCAATTTCAAAAGCATGGCTAAGAACTGAGTGATGAAAGTAACTGCAGAAGCTTGGGTACTCCTAACAGGTTCTAAGCACTCGTACCGCCATATAATATCTGCTGCCAGGTTTAGAGAAACTGAAGATAAAGGTAACTGCAAAAGGTTGCAGTACTCATGCTGATGAGCATCCTGTATCAAGCCGCAGAAGTGTTTGCCCCTGTTGAGAAGGGGACAATTTTCAGAAGAAGCTGGTAGGCTGTAGTTGCCCACGACAAC
The Aegilops tauschii subsp. strangulata cultivar AL8/78 chromosome 3, Aet v6.0, whole genome shotgun sequence genome window above contains:
- the LOC109743892 gene encoding uncharacterized protein, whose amino-acid sequence is MSRNGGKVSKLESLRLSLSRARGGGGGQSSTARPGGGGGSGNGAVSTSPRRLSSSSSSSASPPSSCVSSEGSPDAAAGAPMVLAGCPRCMMYVMLSREDPRCPRCHSAVLLDFNDDQQQRRPRQRR